In the genome of Polaromonas vacuolata, the window ACTTGGCCTAAATGCCAGTGGGTCGAGGAAGTCGTCATCGAGCCTGCGGTAAATCACGTCAACACGTTTGGGTCCGCGCGTTGTGCGCATATATACGAAGTTATCTTTGACGAATAAGTCCTGACCTTCAACTAATTCAACACCCATTTGTTGGGCTAAAAACGCATGTTCAAAATACGCCGAGTTATACATGCCTGGGGTAAGCACAACCACAGTTGGGTCGGCGGTTGCCGGTGGTGCTGAAGCGCGCAGCGTCTCTAACAACATGTCGGGATAGTGGGCTACTGGAGCGACGCTGTTTTCGCTGAATAAATCAGGAAACAGACGCATCATCATTTTGCGGTTTTCCAGCATGTAGCTCACGCCGCTAGGCACGCGCAAATTGTCTTCCAGCACATAGTATTCGCCTACGCCGGTGGCGTCTGGTGCGCGAACAATATCGATACCGCTAATTTGCGAGTAGACATTGTTCGGTACATCAACACCCATCATTTCAGGTCGGAACTGAGCATTTTGGAAAATCTGCTCGGAAGGCACAATACCGGCCTTGAGAATTTCTTGATCGTGGTAGACGTCGTGGATAAAACGATTTAATGCTGTGGTGCGCTGTATCAAGCCTTTTTCCATGCTGACCCACTCATGGGATGGAATGATGCGAGGTATCAAGTCGAACGGTATTAGTCGCTCTGTACCAGAGCCATCTTCATCTTTTGCGCCATAAACAGCGAAGGTTATGCCGACACGTCGAAAAATCATCTCAGCTTCAGCGCGCTTGGCCTTCATGGTGTCCTGCGGTTGGCGCAAAAGCCAGCGTTGATAACCTTGGTAGTGCGCTCTAACACTGTCTGCGCTTGCATTCATTTCATCAAACATCTGACTCATGTCCTTTTTATCCAACGGGGTTGTTTAGGCAGGTTTTCCCTCGACTTTAGCCTGCAATTTGTATGCCAAAGCTTTAAGCCCAACTATTTTTTTTACTATCGGAAACCTCTGACAAGTCAATGCCAACAAGGCTTACAGCTTAATGACTCTATGGCCTAAACACCTAGGGTTCACCCTCGGTGGTGCGATCAACTTCACGTCAATCGGATCGTATTAATGGTTTAGCAATCAATTCCTGCATAGGCACTTGATGCTGCCAATAATGCGGCTCTAATTGACGCTGACACAATATCTGCAAAGGCTGACTGCTACGCCACAAAGCTGCGCCACACGAGGGTGAGCGAAAAACTTGCATACCGCGATCCTCGTAACGCTGCATCACACTGCTCGCGGGGTGACCAAAACGGTTGCGATAACCCGTTTGAGCCAGCGCCAACGGCGCCTGAACAGCATCAAGGAAAGCAGCACTAGACGAGGTCTTACTGCCATGGTGGGGTACTAGCAAAAAGTCAGCCTTGAGTTTGACTTTGAGAGCCGAATCACTGAGTAAGCGACGTTCCTGCGCCACCTCCATATCACCGGTTAACAAAGCGCTGTTCACACCATTCGAGACGCGCAACACACAACTCATGGCATTTGGTTTAAGGCTTTGCGCGTAATCAATTGGCAGTGGATTGAGAATTTCGAAATCCACCCCATCCCAGCGCCAGTGCTGACCTGTTTGGCAACGCTTTGCAGGGCGTAAGGCCTGCAGTGTATGGCCATCCTCAATCGAGCTGAGCAAACTAGCCTGAGGCTGCATCGTCAGAATTGCCGCTGCACCACCAGAATGATCAATGTCGCGGTGGCTAAGCACCAGCATGTCGATGCGTTCACCCAACGCTCTGAGCAGTGGCACTAAAACCCGATTGCCGGCATCGCTTTCGCGCGAAAAGCGCGGCCCGCTGTCATAAACAAGACTGTGGTGTTGGGTTCGCACCAACAAAGCATTGCCCTGACCGATGTCAGCACCAAGCACGTCAAACTGCCCAGTATTTGGGCGTACTGGTTGCCATAACAGCACCGGTAGCATTAAAGGCAAACCTAAACCGCGCCAATGCCAAGGCAGCTTCATGGCCATCAGCAAGCCTCCCATCACACCGGCTACTGCGCACCACAAAGGAGCAGCCGCAACGTTAATACTGGCCCATGACCAGCTAGCTAGCCACTGCAAATAAAGCGCTAACGCACTGGCTGCAAGGGCTGCAGCATCCCAGAGCGGTGACCACAGCACACCCAGCATAGCCAAGGGCGTGAGCACCAATGTCACCCATGGAATCGCCAACGCATTAGCCAGCAAGCCGAGCACCGAAACTTGGTTAAACAGCAACAGTGAGAGCGGCGTAAGCGCCAGCGTAACCACCCACTGCTCGCGCGCGGCCTTGGCCAGCCCCGCCAAGGTTGACTTAATAAAGCCAACAACACATAAGTATCCACGTCCCCAAATTGATCTTACGCAGAGGTCTGTAGTTTGCGTATTTGTCTGCCTTGGCCTTACAGCGCCCGATTCGGGATCGCTGGCGAACAACACGCCAACGGCAACAAAAGAAAGCCAAAACCCAGCTTGCATCAAGGCCCATGGATCAAACATCAACACCAGCGCCATGGCCAACAACCAAACCAAAGGCCATGGCCATTGGCGTGCACTTAAGCGAAGCAGCATCACAGTAGCCAACATAAGTATGGTGCGCTGAGCCGGCACACCCCAACCCGAAAATAAGGCATACAGGGCAGCCAGCCCCAAGCCGCCGAACGCACCCGCAGTGGGTGCCGCCAGCCACAGACAAAGTCGCCAGCCTAGTTGCGCAGAGCGCTTCCACAAAGCGTTGATAAGGCGCGCCGCCAGCCAAGCGAACATGGTGATGTGTAGACCCGAAATACTCATTAAATGCGCCACGCCGGTAGCCCTAAACACCGCCCAGTCGTGTTGATCTATAGCGCCCTGATCGCCCACGACAAGCGCCGCCAACATACCCGCGAGTTGACGATCTGCCACGCGCTCAAAAATAGCCTCCCGCACCGACTGGCGCGCCCGCTCCACCGGATGGGCCCAACTGTCGCTGATTTTTTGTGGCGCAACGTCACGCAGACCTGCACGCACATAAGCGCTGGCTTGCAAGTTTTGCTCCCATAGCCAGAGTTCATAGTCAAAGCCGTAAGGGTTGCTCGCGCCGTGAGGAGCTTTTAAGCGCAGCGTCATGCGCCAGCGCTCACCAGCCCTTAGCACTTGGGGTTGTTGTTCCAGCTCGAACAGAGTTTCTGGCAATAGAAAGCTAGGGGTGCTAATGGAATTAGAGGAGTTAGATCCAGCTTGCGCAGGCACAGCAAACTGACCTAGACCAAAACCGCTGTACCAGCCTACATAAATTTGCGCTGGCAATTGCACTGGCTGACCGGCCAGCAGAGCCGTCTCTGTCTGAAAGCGAAAACGCAGTGCGTCTTCTGACACTTCAGGCATGGCTTGGACGAGGCCCGTCACCACAATATCCTTGCCCTCCAGCGCTGGATTGAGTGCAGTGCGAAGAAAAATAACGCTACGCAAACCCGTCAGCCCAAAACTTAGCGCTAAACACACTGCCAGCGACAAAGCCCAAGACAACGCCAACGCTGGCCCAGCCCTAGGGTTGCCCCGCCTTTGCAGCCAGCAAAGCCATAGCAACGACAGCGCCGCAAAAACTAGGTTGGCGAGGTAAACGTTGACCTCAAAAAGGCTAGCTTGCCTAAGCTGCAACATCACACCTGCGATCAGACCGAACAAAGACAAAAAGGTCTTACCCAAATGTGCTGTTGCGCAAAATGCAGAGCATAAAAGTTGATTAAAGAGCAGCCTCACACAAGTGTTCCAGCTTGAATTAGTGCGACCCGTTTGGGCTTAGCTGGCAGACAATAAATCAAAATTGGCCGAATACAAACTGATGGCCCAGCTCTTGCTACAGTTGTACTAAATAAAAAACCCTCAATCCGGCACGCAAGCGATGCGTCAATACAATGTTTTGTTACTTTGTTCAGCGCCCGGCCCACCAAAACCAGCCCCAGCGTTTTCCACGTGCCCGTTAAACCCTGAAAAGCGAGATTGCCTTGTCCATTCACGTTGCCCTTAGCCATATCACCCATTACAAATACGACCGACTCGTCACTTTGGGCCCACAAATTGTCAGACTGCGGCCCGCGCCTCACAGCCGTACACAAATACTTTCTTACTCGCTCAAGATTGAGCCGCTAGACCACTTCATCAATTGGCAACAAGATCCCTTTGCCAACTACCAAGCAAGGCTGGTGTTTGCCAAGCCAACACGCGAATTCAAAGTCACGGTCGACATGGTGGTCGACATGGTGGTGCTCAACCCGTTTGACTTTTTCCTAGAGCCTGAGGCTGAAGAGTTCCCCTTCAAGTACCAAAGCGCGATGCAAAAAGAACTCGCGCCCTATTTGGTCACCGAACCCGCAACGCCGCTGCTGCAAGCATATTTAGACAAAATTGATTTAACGCCTAGGCGAACCAATGATTTTTTAGTCAGCGTCAACCAAGGCCTGCAGCAAGCAATTGCCTACTCCATACGCATGGAACCGGGCGTGCAAACACCAGAAGAAACGCTCACATTGGCCTGCGGTTCATGCCGCGATACCGGCTGGCTAATGGTGCAATTGTTTCGCCACTTAGGCCTAGCCGCGCGCTTTGTCTCGGGCTACCTGATTCAACTCAAAGCCGACGTCAAGTCGCTTGATGGCCCTAGCGGCGCAGAAGCCGACTTCACCGACCTACATGCTTGGTGCGAAGTATTTTTGCCAGGCGCAGGTTGGGTTGGACTAGACCCCACTTCTGGCCTGATGGCGGGCGAAGGTCACATCCCACTGGCTTGCACGCCAGACCCATCAAGCGCAGCGCCTATCGAAGGCGGCGTAGATGAGTCTGAAGTTGAGTTCGCACACCATATGGGTGTGCAGCGTATTTTTGAATCCCCACGTGTCACCATGCCATACACCGAGGCGCAATGGGCTGATGTGTTAGCCCTTGGCGAGGCAGTCGACCGTGATTTACTCGCCGGTGATGTACGCCTAACCATGGGCGGCGAGCCAACCTTTGTCGCCACTAACGACCGCGATGCGGGTGAGTGGAATATCGACGCATTAGGCCCGACCAAACGCGGCTACGCAACAGAACTGGTGAAAAAGCTGCGCGCCGAATACGGCCATGGCGGCTTTTTGCATTTTGGTCAAGGCAAGTGGTATCCCGGCGAGCAATTACCGCGCTGGGCGCTGAGCATTTTTTGGCGCAAAGATGGCGAACCAATTTGGCAAAATCCAGACCTTTTCACGGACGAACGTGACGTCTGCAACTACAGCGCCGAAGACGCTTCACGCTTTACTAAGCTGCTGGCCGAAAAGCTCGGCCTCAAGCCCGATTTCATCACGCCGGGCTATGAAGATGCTTGGTATTACCTATGGCGCGAACGTCGCTTGCCGATTAATGTCGATCCGTTTGATTCCAAACTCGACGATGCAATGGAACGCGAACGCCTGCGCCGCGTCTACATGCAAGGCCTGGACTCGGTAGTCGGCTATGTGCTACCCCTCAAGGCCAGAGAAGAAGTGCCAGGCGCTAAAACAGAACGCACAGGACCGGCGTGGACGACAGGGCCTTGGTTTTTCCGCGATGAGCGCATGTACCTGATGCCGGGTGACTCACCTATGGGTTACCGCTTACCGCTGGACTCAGTGCCTTGGGTCTCCAAAACAGACTTCCCCTACATGATCGAGGCCGATCCGTTTTCGCCGCGTGAGGCACTGCCGACAGCGGCGGCGCTCACATCACGTTACGCCGGCAGCTCAGCACAAAGTACCCAACCCTATTTGAGCAGCCCAGCCAAGGCCATACCACCGCTCTACGAAGCGCGGCGCTTAATGCAAAACCCGACCGATGCGGCTGAGCACGGCACAGCTGGCCTGACACCAGAGCAGCTACAAAACACTGATCCATTAACCCGCGCGCCTAACGCCTTTGAGTCAGCAGGCTGGTTAAGTCGTACCGCTATTTGTGTCGAAGTACGCGACCCAAATCGCGCAAATGGCCCCAAGGCCAAACAAGAAGCCGAAGCCAAACTGGCTGGCAAAAAAGACATGGGCAAAGGCGAGAAAGGCGCGCTTTATGTTTTCATGCCGCCAATGGAGCGACTCGAAGACTACCTAGATTTGCTCGCCGCAGTCGAAGCCACCGCCGAAAGTTTGGCTATCACTGTAGTCTTAGAAGGCTATCCACCGCCGCGTGACCCACGCTTAAAAATGTTGGCCGTCACGCCTGACCCCGGTGTGATTGAAGTCAACATTCACCCGGCCTACAACTGGGGCGAATTAGTCGAGCACACCGAGTTTCTCTACAAAATAGCCCACGAGACACGCCTGTCAGCCGAAAAATTCATGACCGATGGCCGGCATACCGGTACCGGCGGCGGCAACCACTTTGTCATGGGCGGTGCTACGCCTTCAGACAGTCCATTTTTGCGAAAACCAGAAATGCTGGCCAGCCTGATCGCTTATTGGCACAACCACCCGTCGCTGAGCTATTTGTTCTCGGGTATGTTTATCGGCCCTACCAGTCAAGCGCCTAGAGTCGATGAGGCACGCAACGACCAGCTTTATGAGCTAGAAATAGCGCTGCGCGAGATCGCTGTAAACCGCGAGAAATATGGCCAGGACATGCCGCCATGGATTGTTGACCGTACGCTGCGCAACATACTGGTTGACGCAACCGGCAACACCCATCGCAGCGAGTTCTGCATTGACAAACTTTATTCGCCAGACTCATCCACAGGCCGACTCGGTCTACTCGAATTGCGCGCTTTTGAAATGCCGCCGCATGCGCGCATGAGCATTGCCCAGCAACTACTGCTGCGCGCATTGGTCGCGCG includes:
- a CDS encoding circularly permuted type 2 ATP-grasp protein, which codes for MSQMFDEMNASADSVRAHYQGYQRWLLRQPQDTMKAKRAEAEMIFRRVGITFAVYGAKDEDGSGTERLIPFDLIPRIIPSHEWVSMEKGLIQRTTALNRFIHDVYHDQEILKAGIVPSEQIFQNAQFRPEMMGVDVPNNVYSQISGIDIVRAPDATGVGEYYVLEDNLRVPSGVSYMLENRKMMMRLFPDLFSENSVAPVAHYPDMLLETLRASAPPATADPTVVVLTPGMYNSAYFEHAFLAQQMGVELVEGQDLFVKDNFVYMRTTRGPKRVDVIYRRLDDDFLDPLAFRPSSTLGCAGLLNVYRSGNVALCNAIGTGIADDKSIYPYVPKMIEFYLGEKPILKNVPTFMCRNTEDLKYTLANLKDLVVKEVHGAGGYGMLVGPASTAAEIEEFRAALLANPSGYIAQPTLSLSTCPTYVESGIAPRHLDLRPFVLSGKDVQIVPGGLTRVALKEGSLVVNSSQGGGTKDTWVIEAGASLPAMNPMTPMSSMPPMPAMAPTTTQAQS
- a CDS encoding DNA internalization-related competence protein ComEC/Rec2 — encoded protein: MLQLRQASLFEVNVYLANLVFAALSLLWLCWLQRRGNPRAGPALALSWALSLAVCLALSFGLTGLRSVIFLRTALNPALEGKDIVVTGLVQAMPEVSEDALRFRFQTETALLAGQPVQLPAQIYVGWYSGFGLGQFAVPAQAGSNSSNSISTPSFLLPETLFELEQQPQVLRAGERWRMTLRLKAPHGASNPYGFDYELWLWEQNLQASAYVRAGLRDVAPQKISDSWAHPVERARQSVREAIFERVADRQLAGMLAALVVGDQGAIDQHDWAVFRATGVAHLMSISGLHITMFAWLAARLINALWKRSAQLGWRLCLWLAAPTAGAFGGLGLAALYALFSGWGVPAQRTILMLATVMLLRLSARQWPWPLVWLLAMALVLMFDPWALMQAGFWLSFVAVGVLFASDPESGAVRPRQTNTQTTDLCVRSIWGRGYLCVVGFIKSTLAGLAKAAREQWVVTLALTPLSLLLFNQVSVLGLLANALAIPWVTLVLTPLAMLGVLWSPLWDAAALAASALALYLQWLASWSWASINVAAAPLWCAVAGVMGGLLMAMKLPWHWRGLGLPLMLPVLLWQPVRPNTGQFDVLGADIGQGNALLVRTQHHSLVYDSGPRFSRESDAGNRVLVPLLRALGERIDMLVLSHRDIDHSGGAAAILTMQPQASLLSSIEDGHTLQALRPAKRCQTGQHWRWDGVDFEILNPLPIDYAQSLKPNAMSCVLRVSNGVNSALLTGDMEVAQERRLLSDSALKVKLKADFLLVPHHGSKTSSSAAFLDAVQAPLALAQTGYRNRFGHPASSVMQRYEDRGMQVFRSPSCGAALWRSSQPLQILCQRQLEPHYWQHQVPMQELIAKPLIRSD
- a CDS encoding DUF2126 domain-containing protein, whose amino-acid sequence is MSIHVALSHITHYKYDRLVTLGPQIVRLRPAPHSRTQILSYSLKIEPLDHFINWQQDPFANYQARLVFAKPTREFKVTVDMVVDMVVLNPFDFFLEPEAEEFPFKYQSAMQKELAPYLVTEPATPLLQAYLDKIDLTPRRTNDFLVSVNQGLQQAIAYSIRMEPGVQTPEETLTLACGSCRDTGWLMVQLFRHLGLAARFVSGYLIQLKADVKSLDGPSGAEADFTDLHAWCEVFLPGAGWVGLDPTSGLMAGEGHIPLACTPDPSSAAPIEGGVDESEVEFAHHMGVQRIFESPRVTMPYTEAQWADVLALGEAVDRDLLAGDVRLTMGGEPTFVATNDRDAGEWNIDALGPTKRGYATELVKKLRAEYGHGGFLHFGQGKWYPGEQLPRWALSIFWRKDGEPIWQNPDLFTDERDVCNYSAEDASRFTKLLAEKLGLKPDFITPGYEDAWYYLWRERRLPINVDPFDSKLDDAMERERLRRVYMQGLDSVVGYVLPLKAREEVPGAKTERTGPAWTTGPWFFRDERMYLMPGDSPMGYRLPLDSVPWVSKTDFPYMIEADPFSPREALPTAAALTSRYAGSSAQSTQPYLSSPAKAIPPLYEARRLMQNPTDAAEHGTAGLTPEQLQNTDPLTRAPNAFESAGWLSRTAICVEVRDPNRANGPKAKQEAEAKLAGKKDMGKGEKGALYVFMPPMERLEDYLDLLAAVEATAESLAITVVLEGYPPPRDPRLKMLAVTPDPGVIEVNIHPAYNWGELVEHTEFLYKIAHETRLSAEKFMTDGRHTGTGGGNHFVMGGATPSDSPFLRKPEMLASLIAYWHNHPSLSYLFSGMFIGPTSQAPRVDEARNDQLYELEIALREIAVNREKYGQDMPPWIVDRTLRNILVDATGNTHRSEFCIDKLYSPDSSTGRLGLLELRAFEMPPHARMSIAQQLLLRALVARFWKKPYQTRLTRWGTELHDRFLLPSFVRMDFEDVLTELQEDGYAFDMAWFEPHLEFRFPMIGQVKTHGIELTLRTALEPWHVMGEEGSSSGTARYVDSSLERVEVHVTGLNDNRYVITVNGRALPLQNTGTVGEHVAGVRYKAWNPPSSLHPSIGVHAPLTFDIVDTWMERSLGGCQYHVAHPGGLSYATLPVNSYEAESRRLSRFFQMGHTPGKMKVAPAAPSREFPFTLDLR